A genomic stretch from Pontivivens ytuae includes:
- a CDS encoding TadE/TadG family type IV pilus assembly protein — protein sequence MLKTPFDRLRTFLGDARGAITVEFVVTLPILLAALGFAEQYGNAMRVRNSMDVAARDAARFISRAPINENTRTVDDQFICTARQIITLRLAGRVTLSDGSGDGRSAAGCTGLYTDDSTGELSTGLDGEFLSDSILILPSETETIVAIVAAVEFPFVNLIGFREKDVSFSVTAGGAARIDYIDLVVRDIPEGIAMTAIETWPRTD from the coding sequence GTGCTGAAGACACCCTTTGATCGGTTGCGGACCTTTCTCGGTGACGCGCGGGGGGCGATCACCGTCGAATTTGTGGTCACGCTGCCGATTCTATTGGCTGCGCTTGGCTTTGCCGAGCAATATGGAAATGCGATGCGGGTTCGCAACTCGATGGACGTTGCGGCGCGAGACGCTGCGCGCTTCATCTCGCGGGCGCCAATCAACGAAAACACGCGTACTGTGGATGATCAATTCATATGCACGGCGCGTCAGATTATCACGCTGCGCTTGGCCGGTCGTGTGACGCTGTCGGATGGGTCTGGTGATGGGCGATCGGCAGCAGGGTGCACAGGCCTATACACCGACGACTCGACGGGTGAGCTCTCAACGGGCCTCGACGGTGAATTTCTGTCGGACTCGATCCTCATCCTGCCATCGGAGACGGAAACGATTGTAGCCATTGTCGCTGCCGTCGAATTTCCCTTCGTCAATCTCATCGGGTTTCGCGAGAAAGACGTTTCGTTCTCGGTCACCGCGGGAGGCGCAGCCCGGATCGATTACATCGACCTCGTCGTTCGCGACATTCCGGAAGGTATAGCGATGACCGCGATCGAAACGTGGCCGAGGACGGACTGA
- a CDS encoding OmpA family protein, whose protein sequence is MSWNKICLPIFAAAALGACSYDEAGLTSTSPGFGEAVATNHAVQVGYATEGALFDALSARFEQQVPTTVNFDFNRSTLGPEARAILDQQANWLRNHPEARLRVEGHTDLVGGENFNLSLGLRRAESAVAYLVSRGVDRSRLDAVSTFGETMPVVATEQRERLNRRTVTRVAGIAAELAGSGFDGKRAVNIYDAYVNKDAIVDIEFASGE, encoded by the coding sequence ATGTCCTGGAATAAAATCTGTTTGCCTATTTTCGCCGCTGCGGCTCTGGGTGCGTGTTCCTATGACGAGGCGGGGCTCACCAGCACGTCGCCCGGCTTTGGCGAGGCTGTTGCTACGAACCACGCGGTCCAAGTGGGCTACGCCACCGAAGGCGCGCTGTTCGATGCCCTGTCCGCCCGGTTCGAACAGCAGGTTCCCACCACGGTGAACTTCGACTTCAACCGGTCGACGCTGGGCCCTGAGGCGCGTGCGATCCTTGATCAGCAAGCCAACTGGCTGCGCAACCATCCGGAAGCGCGCCTGCGGGTTGAAGGTCACACCGACCTCGTGGGCGGTGAGAACTTCAATCTCAGTCTCGGCCTGCGTCGCGCCGAATCTGCAGTGGCTTACCTGGTGAGTCGCGGCGTGGATCGGAGCCGACTCGATGCGGTCTCGACCTTCGGCGAGACGATGCCGGTTGTTGCTACGGAGCAACGTGAGCGGCTCAATCGTCGTACCGTTACCCGCGTGGCGGGTATTGCGGCGGAACTGGCGGGCAGTGGTTTCGATGGTAAACGCGCCGTCAACATCTACGATGCCTATGTCAATAAAGACGCCATCGTCGATATTGAGTTCGCTTCGGGCGAATAA
- a CDS encoding type II and III secretion system protein family protein: protein MSLGKLIRGGVLCIATVLGTTAAEAQSGTVLSVVRGAVAENIAVTVDRAIVVETSVPVSELSLANPRIADVAVLNETSLYVLGRAAGRTTLTLIGINGQLITNVEIRVTPDIAEFKERLADILPGEPIEVRTAGAGIVLSGRVSGARKVARAMELANQYAPENVTNLMTVGGTQQVMLKVRFAEMNRSVSQQLGFGIGVAASAGDFGGILGSGSLSGGPDAVLNNGSVGDGSPITFPIGADAFGGLGVAFRTGDVAIDLVIDALETDGLVRTLAEPNLIALSGESAEFLAGGEVPIPVQDEDGITIDYRPFGVQLGFTPLVIDDDLINLSIATEVSAIDSNVVVTSGGTTVNGFSTRSASTTVEMRDGQTFAIAGLLQDDFADSVAQVPILGDIPILGTLFRSAEFQRSQTELVVLITPYLVSPTDGELLALPTDRVRIPNERELFLLGRVAGEGSAIASQDFEGDYGYVLE from the coding sequence ATGTCCTTGGGGAAATTGATTCGAGGCGGCGTGCTCTGCATCGCAACCGTCCTCGGTACAACAGCAGCTGAGGCCCAGTCGGGAACGGTCCTCAGCGTCGTGCGCGGCGCGGTGGCGGAGAACATCGCCGTCACTGTCGACCGCGCGATTGTCGTCGAGACCTCGGTGCCGGTCAGTGAGCTCAGCCTCGCCAATCCGCGCATCGCAGACGTGGCGGTTCTCAACGAGACGAGCCTCTACGTGCTGGGCCGTGCGGCCGGCCGGACGACGCTCACGCTCATCGGCATCAACGGGCAGCTGATCACCAACGTGGAGATCCGCGTCACCCCCGACATCGCCGAGTTCAAGGAGCGTCTGGCCGACATCCTGCCCGGCGAGCCGATCGAGGTTCGCACCGCAGGCGCGGGCATCGTGCTCTCGGGCCGTGTCTCCGGCGCGCGCAAGGTTGCGCGGGCGATGGAACTCGCGAACCAGTATGCGCCCGAGAATGTCACCAACCTCATGACCGTGGGCGGCACGCAACAGGTGATGCTCAAGGTCCGCTTCGCCGAGATGAACCGCAGCGTGAGCCAGCAGCTCGGCTTCGGGATCGGGGTGGCCGCATCCGCGGGTGACTTCGGGGGCATTCTGGGTAGCGGCAGCCTTTCGGGCGGTCCTGATGCAGTGCTGAACAACGGCTCCGTCGGTGACGGAAGCCCAATCACCTTTCCGATCGGAGCGGATGCCTTCGGCGGTCTTGGTGTGGCGTTCCGAACCGGTGACGTTGCAATCGATCTCGTGATCGACGCGTTGGAGACCGACGGCCTGGTTCGCACTTTGGCAGAGCCCAATCTTATCGCCCTGTCCGGCGAAAGCGCAGAGTTCCTAGCGGGCGGCGAAGTGCCGATCCCGGTTCAGGACGAAGATGGAATCACGATCGACTACCGTCCGTTTGGCGTTCAGCTCGGCTTCACGCCGCTTGTAATCGATGACGACCTCATCAATCTGTCGATCGCGACCGAGGTCAGTGCAATCGACTCCAACGTCGTCGTGACGTCGGGCGGCACGACGGTGAATGGGTTCTCTACCCGTTCTGCGTCAACCACGGTCGAGATGCGTGACGGGCAGACCTTCGCCATCGCGGGCCTGTTGCAGGACGACTTCGCAGACAGCGTCGCGCAGGTTCCAATTCTGGGTGACATCCCGATCCTCGGCACGCTGTTCCGCTCGGCCGAGTTCCAGCGGAGCCAAACGGAGTTGGTGGTTCTCATAACGCCCTACCTGGTTTCACCGACCGATGGCGAACTGCTCGCCCTGCCGACCGATCGCGTCCGCATTCCGAACGAGCGCGAACTGTTTCTGCTCGGCCGCGTTGCGGGTGAAGGCTCCGCTATTGCATCTCAGGACTTCGAGGGGGACTATGGCTATGTCCTGGAATAA